The window GGAACACCCGTAGATATTATGTTAAATCCGTTAGGAGTTCCATCACGAATGAATATTGGTCAAGTATTAGAATTACATTTGGGAATGGCTGCTAAAAAGTTAGGGTTGAAAGTAGCTACTCCAGTTTTTGAAGGTGTAAGTAATGAAGAATTAATTGCTATTATGGCAGAAGCTAAGATGGATAATTTTGGAAAAGAAACTTTAATTGATGGTCAAACAGGTGAAACATTTGGTAATAAAATATCTGTTGGTGTAATGTATATGTTAAAACTATCACATATGGTGGAAGATAAAATTCATGCTCGGAATGTTGGACCATATTCTTTAATCACTCAACAACCATTAGGTGGAAAAGCACAAAATGGTGGACAAAGATTTGGAGAAATGGAAGTATGAGCTTTGGAAGCTTATGGGGCGGCTCATACTTTAAGAGAAATCTTAACAATTAAATCTGATGATATTATTGGAAGAACGAAGTTATATACTAAAATTGCTAAGGGTGAAAAATTGCCATTATCAGGAATTCCTGAGTCATTTAATGTTTTAATTAAAGAATTACAAGGTTTATCAATCAATGTTGTTTTAAAAACTAGAGATGGTAAAGAACATAAGATGTTAAATTATGAAGAAGATGAAGAAAGTAAATTTTAGAGAGGAAGAAATGATAAATGTTTAATGATCACAAAAACTTTAAAGAAATTAAAATTAGTTTAGCTTCTCCAGAAGATATTCGTTCTTGGTCGTATGGTGAAGTAACAAAACCAGAAACTATTAATTATAAATCATTAAAACCAGAAAAAGATGGTCTTTTTGATCAACGAATTTTTGGGCCGATTAAAAACTATGAATGTGAATGTGGAAAATATAAAAAAGAAAATAATCGTGGTAAAATCTGTGAACGCTGTGGGGTGCAATTAACAGAATCAATTGTTAGAAGAAAAAGAATGGGACATATTGAATTAGAAGATCCCGTATCACACATTTGAATGTTAAAAGCGTCACCTTCCCAAATTGCTTTGGCATTAAATATGCGTACTAAGGATTTAGAGGAAGTGATTTATTTTGTTTCTTATATTGTTTTAGATGCGGGTGATGCTAAAAATTTAAGGGATAAAATGGTTTTAGATTTAGGTAATGCTAAAACTTCACAAGAAACTCGTGAACGATTAATTAAAACTTTAGAAAATATTAAAAAAGATTTAACTGTGGAATCCATTGCTTTTGAAAGAGCACAAGGAATGATTGAAGATTTAAAAACTACTAATATTCCTTTTTCAATGGATGAATGTGCTCAATTTATTAATAGATATACTAATGCTAAATTTGGTATTGGTGCTGAGGCAATTGAACATTTACTTAAAAATTTAGATTTGAAAGAAGAAATTAAGAAAATTAAAAGAAAAATTCAAGGTAAAAAATCCCAAACGGATAAATTGAAATTAATGCGTTCTTTGAAAACTTTAAATGATTTTTTGCGTTCAGGAAATAAACCTGAGTGAATGATTTTACATGCTATTCCAGTGTTACCACCAGATATTAGACCAATTATTCAATTAGATGGGGGCAGATTTACCGCTTCAGAATTGAATGATTTATATCGTAAGATTATTATTAGAAATGAACGATTAAAGCGCGTTAAACAAATGGGAGCTCCTTCAATTATTATTAATAATGAAAAAAGAATGTTACAAGAAGCCGTTGATGCCTTAATTGATAATGATCGCAAAGCGCGCCCTGTAACCGGAAGAGATAAGCGACCGCTAAAATCATTAACAGCAATTTTAAAAGGAAAACAAGGGCGTTTTCGTCAAAACTTGTTAGGAAAACGAGTTGATTATTCTGGAAGAAGTGTTATTGCTGTTGGTCCAGAATTAAAAATGTATCAGTGTGGTTTACCACGCGATATGGCAATTGTTCTTTTTAAACCATTTATTATTGCTGAATTATTAAGAGATGCTAAAGAAAATAATAGTAATTTAACTTATAAGATGGCAGAAAAGATGATTGATCAACGCGATGAACGCGTATGAGATTATTTAGAAGTAGTTATTAAAGAGCGTCCAGTATTATTAAATCGAGCACCAACACTGCATCGTTTAGGAATTCAAGCTTTTGAACCGAAGTTAGTAAAAGGGAAAGCAATTCGTTTGCATCCATTAGTAACACCAGCATTTAATGCTGATTTTGATGGTGACCAAATGGCAGTTCATGTGCCGATAACACCAGAAGCTGTTGCTGAAGCGCGATATTTAATGTTAGGTTCAAAAAATATTTTAGGACCGAAAGATGGAAAACCAATTGTAACGCCAACTCAGGATATGGTTTTAGGAAATTATTACTTAACTTTTGAAAGTAAAGGTAAAATTGGTGAAGGAAATATTTATCGGAATTTTGATGATGCTGTTTTAGCTTATGATAATAAACAATTACATTTACATGCGATAATTGCTATTCCGGTTAATGCTATGGATGATAAGATTAAGGTTAATGATAGTAAAAATAAGGTATTAATAACAACGGTTGGAAAGTTAATTTTTAATAAAATTTTTCCTGTTGATTTTCCTTATTTTAATGAACCAACAGCAGAAAATCTTGATTATTTAGATGACCGTCATATTATTTTAATTACTGAAGATATCCGAAAATTTATTGCATCACGAGAAACAATTTCTCCATTTAAGAAAAGTAGTTTATCAAATATTATTACTAATTTTTTTAAGAAATATGGAACACAAAAAACTGCTGAAATGTTAGATAATATGAAAAATTTAGGATTTAAATTTTCAACAATTTCTGGTGTTACGATTTCGGCACAAGATATGCAAGCATATGATGGTAAAAAGGAATACTTTGTTGAAGCTGATAAATATATTGCTCAAGTTCAAGAATTTTATCGTTTAGGAATGATAACTGAACGCGAAAAACATAAATTAATTGTTGAAAAATGATCGGATGTTAAGGATTTAATTCAAAAGAAATTAGAAATAGTGTTAAAGCAAGATATTAATAATCCGATTACGATTATGACTGATTCGGGTGCGCGGAGTAATCTTTCTAACTTTACACAGTTAGTAGGGATGCGAGGATTAATGAATAATCCTAAGGGAGACGTTATTGAATTACCGATTCGTTCTTCTTTTATAGAAGGAATAAAGGTTCTTGAGTTCTATATAACTACGCATGGGGCGAGAAAAGGAATGGCTGATATGGCTTTAAAAACAGCTGATTCTGGTTATTTAACAAGAAGGTTAGTAGATGTTGCTCAAGAAATTATTGTTACTGAAGAAGATTGTCAATCAGAAAAAGGATTCTTAATTAGTGATATTGTAGATACGAAAAATAATAATATTATTGTGCCCTTACGGGACCGTGCTTTTGGACGATTTACAAAGTCAGCGGTAATTAACAAAAATGGTAAGGAAATTGCTCCTGCTAATACTTTAATTACTGAAGATATTAATGATAAAATTGAAAGAAATAATATTACGCAATTTGAAATTCGTTCCGTTTTAACTTGTGATGCTTCAAAGGGCGTATGTAAAAAATGTTATGGACTTAATTTAGCAACGGGTGCAATTGTTGATATTGGTGAAACTGTTGGGATTGTTGCAGCCCAATCAATTGGTGAACCAGGGACACAATTAACTATGCGAACTTTCCATACAGGTGGTGTTGCTGGTGGTTTAGATATTACTCAGGGGTTACCAAGAATTAAAGAGTTATTAGATAATACGATTCCTAAGGGAGCAGTTGCCATTATTTCTGAAATTGATGGTACAGTTCAAGAAATAAATGAAGAAAATGGTATTAATATTATTACTGTTGTATCTGAACATAATGAAAGAAAATATAAAACTCCTTATAACTCCAATATTCGTGTTAAAGTTGGTTCGCTAGTTAAAGCTGGTCAAAAATTAACTGAAGGAGCAATTAATGTTAAACATTTATTAGAAATTGCTGGAATTAAAGAAGTTCAAGAATATATTTTAAAAGAAGTTCAAAAAGTGTATCGTTTGCAAGGAATTCAAATTTCTGATAAATATATTGAAATTATTATTAAACAAATGTTAAATAAAATTCAAATTATTGATGGTGGCGATAGTGACTTATTAGTTGGGGAAACAGTTACGATTAAAGAATTTAAAGATATTGTTGGTAAGTTATTATCAGAAGATCGTCGTCCGCCTTATGGATTTCCAATTATGTTTGGTATTAAAAAAGCACCATTGGAATCGAATTCTTTCTTATCGGCAGCATCATTTCAAGATACTACACGCGTATTAACGAAAGCAATTATTAAAGGTAAAATTGATACTTTAGAAGGATTAAAAGAAAATGTTATTTTAGGTAATTTAATTCCTGTGGGGACAGGATTATTAGAATCCGAAGATATCATTGCTAGAGGAAAAATTGCTTATGAAGAAGAATATTAATAATTTAAATTATTAGATATTTTTTAAATATAAATTATTAAAGAAACGCCATTATTGTAAAGATAATGGTGTTTTGTTTTATTCAATTTTAGTAACTAATTGTTCGTAAGTTAAGGATTGTGGTTTTATGGGTAATTCTTTATTTTTAGGTAAATATCCGGCAGCGAGAACAACGGCAACATTGTATTCGTTAGGAGCGATATAAGTTATTTGTTTCTAAATAATTAATAATGTCAGCACCATCAAATCCTTCCATAGGACTAGTACCAATGCAATGCCTTTAGCAAAAGCACAAAGAATGATATTTTCTAATAAAATATATGCTTGTCGTTTAGCTCATTCTTCTGGGTCATTAATATATTTTTCTAAATAATTTATTAAGTTATTTTGTAATCGTTCAAATTTTTCATCAGAATTCTGATAACGCGTTTGATATCTTAAACGAAGAAAGGGACTATTTTTTGTAAAGGCATTTTTTTTATTAGTTAAAATTAAAAATAGATGTGAAGCGTTAAGGACTTGTTTTTGTTTTCATATTGAAAGGATGTAATTCTTGTTGTACTTTGTTATTACTAACAACGATAAGATGTCATGGTTCTGATCCAAATGCTGATGGTGAATGACGGGCTACTTCTAAGATTTCATTAATATCTTGTTCATTAATTTTTTGGGAATCATATTCTCGTCAAGAATGATGTGCTAAGAGGATTTCTTTTAGAATATCAAATTTATTCATAAGTTTACCTACTTTCTTGTAGTTATAATTATAAAACATTTTTTTACGAAGAGATAAATAAAGTTAAAAACTTAACTAATAATAAAATTAATGAAGGGGTTGTTACTTTTAAAATAAATTAATATTTGTTCAAAATAATTAATTTCTTTCTTTCATACTATATAATTAAATAAAAGGATATTGGAAGGAGGGAATTATAAATATGAAAGATAAAATTGCTATTGGATGTGATCACGCTGGATTTGTATTAAAAACTGCTCTTATTGAATATTTAAAAAATAATGAATATGAGGTTATTGATTTAGGAACTAATAGTGAAGAAGAACAAGTGGATTATCCTGATTATGCCAAATTAGTTGGTAAAGAAGTAGGAAATGGTAATGCTAAGTATGGGATTTTAATTTGTGGCACAGGTATTGGAATAAGTATTAGTGCTAATCGCATGCCGAAAATTAGAGCGGCATTATGTTATGAAACAAAGTTAGCGACCTTAGCTCGCGAACATAATGATGCTA is drawn from Spiroplasma endosymbiont of Clivina fossor and contains these coding sequences:
- a CDS encoding nitroreductase family protein, whose product is MNKFDILKEILLAHHSWREYDSQKINEQDINEILEVARHSPSAFGSEPWHLIVVSNNKVQQELHPFNMKTKTSP
- the rpoC gene encoding DNA-directed RNA polymerase subunit beta'; translated protein: MFNDHKNFKEIKISLASPEDIRSWSYGEVTKPETINYKSLKPEKDGLFDQRIFGPIKNYECECGKYKKENNRGKICERCGVQLTESIVRRKRMGHIELEDPVSHIWMLKASPSQIALALNMRTKDLEEVIYFVSYIVLDAGDAKNLRDKMVLDLGNAKTSQETRERLIKTLENIKKDLTVESIAFERAQGMIEDLKTTNIPFSMDECAQFINRYTNAKFGIGAEAIEHLLKNLDLKEEIKKIKRKIQGKKSQTDKLKLMRSLKTLNDFLRSGNKPEWMILHAIPVLPPDIRPIIQLDGGRFTASELNDLYRKIIIRNERLKRVKQMGAPSIIINNEKRMLQEAVDALIDNDRKARPVTGRDKRPLKSLTAILKGKQGRFRQNLLGKRVDYSGRSVIAVGPELKMYQCGLPRDMAIVLFKPFIIAELLRDAKENNSNLTYKMAEKMIDQRDERVWDYLEVVIKERPVLLNRAPTLHRLGIQAFEPKLVKGKAIRLHPLVTPAFNADFDGDQMAVHVPITPEAVAEARYLMLGSKNILGPKDGKPIVTPTQDMVLGNYYLTFESKGKIGEGNIYRNFDDAVLAYDNKQLHLHAIIAIPVNAMDDKIKVNDSKNKVLITTVGKLIFNKIFPVDFPYFNEPTAENLDYLDDRHIILITEDIRKFIASRETISPFKKSSLSNIITNFFKKYGTQKTAEMLDNMKNLGFKFSTISGVTISAQDMQAYDGKKEYFVEADKYIAQVQEFYRLGMITEREKHKLIVEKWSDVKDLIQKKLEIVLKQDINNPITIMTDSGARSNLSNFTQLVGMRGLMNNPKGDVIELPIRSSFIEGIKVLEFYITTHGARKGMADMALKTADSGYLTRRLVDVAQEIIVTEEDCQSEKGFLISDIVDTKNNNIIVPLRDRAFGRFTKSAVINKNGKEIAPANTLITEDINDKIERNNITQFEIRSVLTCDASKGVCKKCYGLNLATGAIVDIGETVGIVAAQSIGEPGTQLTMRTFHTGGVAGGLDITQGLPRIKELLDNTIPKGAVAIISEIDGTVQEINEENGINIITVVSEHNERKYKTPYNSNIRVKVGSLVKAGQKLTEGAINVKHLLEIAGIKEVQEYILKEVQKVYRLQGIQISDKYIEIIIKQMLNKIQIIDGGDSDLLVGETVTIKEFKDIVGKLLSEDRRPPYGFPIMFGIKKAPLESNSFLSAASFQDTTRVLTKAIIKGKIDTLEGLKENVILGNLIPVGTGLLESEDIIARGKIAYEEEY
- the rpiB gene encoding ribose 5-phosphate isomerase B, whose amino-acid sequence is MKDKIAIGCDHAGFVLKTALIEYLKNNEYEVIDLGTNSEEEQVDYPDYAKLVGKEVGNGNAKYGILICGTGIGISISANRMPKIRAALCYETKLATLAREHNDANILVLGGRIIAPQKAIWILEEFLNTKFSNRHQQRVEKIELGDIKNV